Genomic segment of Gigantopelta aegis isolate Gae_Host chromosome 10, Gae_host_genome, whole genome shotgun sequence:
AAACACATTACCTGATGGTGATAATTTGATTCAGTTGTGttacatttatttcacaaatttTACTAATTGTGCAGTTGCATCAATTTGGAATCAACTGATGCTGTTCATCTTAGTGTGTTCCCTAGGATTTAGGTATGTGTTTGTAAATTGAACTATATTGAGGCATTCTGTTGACTTTCGAGCATTTTCAGGGAACATTATTTTCGTAAAGgaaatttatacaattattatttaaattgatttaattaagTCTAATTATGGTGTTTAATGGTGGGGTtgggaaatattttaataaaatataattttctgcagTTTTACAAAGATAATTTACAAAACCATTGGGGCAAGGCTTGTTTTAGCCTGGGGACAGCATGGTTATACATTTCCTTGGTGGAAGGGTGGTGCGGATATATCAAGGCATGGTGCCACACCATGCTATAATGGCCTAGGAAAAAATCTACATCTGTTCTTACTAAATGTTTCAATTTCAATAAACATGTACCCATCATTCTATGTTTTGTTCTACCGTCAATGGTGAGGCTTAATAACTGTATGTTTTTTGTGATCCTTTGTTGCTGAATTCTCCATGATTCATTAACTTTTGGATGGTCAGTAGATGATTCCAGCATCCTCGCATGGTTGCAGCATGCAAAATTTCATACGGATGGTCCTTAAAAATATCTATCAAGTCCTGAAAACTTCTTAAAAAGTCATGAAAAAACCAACCTTATAAAGAGTGGGAACCCTGCACTACTGAGGACAGTGTATCAGCACCATtaagtgttgggtttttttattaatctacAGATGTAGCTGACAGTTGTGTTTGTTGACGGTAACATATCACTAATcctatttatttaatattgtgtTGCAGATCTAACTCACAGTCAGATAAGGTAAATGACAAAGAGAAAGAATCGGTTGTGATGGAGTTAGAAACAAATATACTGCAGGAGGACACTACCGTGGACATGTCTGAAAAATATCTACGAGACAAGAACGAGTCAGAAGAGCTGAATTTAACAGCTGAAATTGCTTCCAAAGATTCTACCATCTGCAAAGTTGAGGATATGCTAAGGATGTCACACATGGAAGACACTGCAGAATATAATCCACTGGATAATATCACAGAAAGCATCATTCCAGTTGAATCCTGTGAACAACCTGATGAAGATGTTGCTGAGATTCCAGTGATTTTAAAAGAATCTACAGATGCTGATGTTGATTCAGGTGTTGATACTAAAACTAAAGATGCGTCAAAGAACAAGGTTGATACGTCAAAGCAGACTAAACCAGTTTCTCCAAATACTGGCTTGAATTCCATCCTGACTAAACATAAGGATCACGAAACAGGTTGTCTGTGTCACAGCTTGAATAGAAATTTGATTCCTGATCCAGATGATGAAGAAAAGGAGATAAGCATGTTGGAAACTGATGCAGAGTCTgattataatatgttattatgtgACATGGAGAAAACAATACAGTCTTTGGTATGTCCTGACATAGATTCAAGTTCTAAAGTTGAACCACGTAGTAATGGACAAAAGCAAATAGATGCTGATTGTTTGGAAATGGACCAGATGCCAACTGTTGTCCCAGACcaagatgaaaataaaaacacagcaGTTCATTGCTTGGAAACAGAACTAATGTCTACTCCTGTCCCAGATCATGATATGGAACACAAAATCACATCTCAGCAAATGGAAACTAAACCAACACCACTTTTTATTTCACGAGAAGATGACCAAGAAAGAAAAGCTCCCCAGTGTTTGGAAGCAGATCCATCATCTGCCATTGTCCCATACATAGATGAAGCACCAAAAACATGTTCCCAGTTTTTAGTAACAGACTCAACATCCATTCATATTCCACAAAGagatgaagaaaagaaaacagcCTCTATGTGTTCAGACAGCCACACGAGTGAGACAAAAGCAAATACTTCAAGAACAGAACAGTCCACTACAGATGAAGAGAGTAAGCCAAATCTAAACACAAATACCATACCAATGGCTGAAGACATGATTGAAGAGAAGGAGTCAAGTTCTTTGTGTCAAAACATTGTTTCATTGATCAACCCAAAGCAGAATGTTCATCTAGAAGCTGATGATTTAGCAAATAATGAAACATCCTGTGATCTAATAACAAGGTCAAAGCCTATACCACTACAGCAGTCGGATTCTGGTAGTTCTTTGCAAAAAGACCAGGGTCCTAACCAGGAGCTTGCTGAGTCTGAGGGAATTACCAGATATACCaaagattttgaaaatgataacggtaacaaagaaaaaaatacttcaaCAGATAAAAATACCTCTTTTGATGGGGTTTCCAAATGCTCAGAGAAGGTCCCCCAAATGGAATCATCTGTGACATCTGTCAGTACAGTCAAAGAAAATCTGAGCATCAGTGGGAATTTCAGCATTCTGTTGGAAGATCCTTGCCCTCCATATGAAGATAGAAAGGGTGTAGAAGCCTTACAAGATAAATCTAAAACTAATTTTGACAGCTGTATAATTCAGTCTGAACACAACTTGAAAACCAATATAGCTGAGCTTAAGGAGTTACGGGTAGAAACTGATTTAGATCTAAAGCTCAAGGAATCCAAAAATGGTTCCAATTTAGATCTAAAGCTCAACGAATGGAAGAATGTATCTGATTTTGATCTAAATCTCAAGGAATCGAAGAATGTATCTTATTTAGATTTAAAGCTCAAGGACTCCATGGAATTACCAGATTTTGATCTAAACCTCATAGATTCCAAGGATGCATCTGATTTAGATCTAAAGCTCAAGGACCCCAAGGATGCATCTGATTTAGATCTAAAGCTCAAGGACTCCAAGGATGCATCTGATTTAGATCTAAAGCTCGAGGACTGTAAGGGTGCATCTGACTTAGATCTAAAGCTCAAGGACTGTCAGGGTGCATCTGACTTAGATCTAAAGCTTGAAGACACCAAGGCTGTATCAGATTTAGATATAACGCTCAAGGACTCCAAGGTAGTGATAGGtgatcaacaaaacaaccaaagtAGTAAGTTAATCACAGAAATATGTTTACCTGTCGATCAAGTCTTATCATCTGAGAAATCCACATCATGCTTCTTGGACCTGGCTAAAGTAGAGACAGGTAAGAAACCGCAACATAGTATATAGTTAAACCTGCTTATTTGCACAGGCCCACAGTCTTCGccatgaatgaaaaataaaggtgaGCTAAAGATCACTCTCCTTAAAATGATGCCAGGCGAGTAAtcaaatgaaatttattaaacaatttattgcTTGGCGATCAGTTTGCAGCTCTCCTAAAACTTTTCAGGTGAGTGTAGAGGGAAGCGTGAGTGATCACTCGCCTTTCCTGGTGAAGACTGGGGCCTCTGACTGAACAAACATTTCATTGGCAGGGTTTTTGTTggtctggggcgggacgtagcccagtgctaaagcgctcgcttgatgcgcagtcgatctgggatcaatccccatcggtgggcccattgggctattttttgccacagccagtgcaccacgactggtatatcaaaggccgtggtatgtgctatcctgactgtgggatggtgcatgtaaaagatcccttgttactaatggaaaaatgtagagcgggtttcctctctatgactgtcaaaattaacatatgtgctctagtgatgtcgtaaCTTTTTTTTGTGTTGGTCTGTGAACCAGTGTttggaaaaataataaatgtctcTTGATttactgggggttttttttaacgttgcattttcaattaattttaaatttatttatgtgttttaaGTTTACATCCACTTTTGGTTCAAGTATGATTTCCATGGCACCAGGGCAGGATTTAGAACTTGAGGGGCCCGGGGCATTTAAGGTTCGGGGGCcatcaacatagaaattaaattaaatgacaaataaaaaaaatgaactaattttataattattacatttttttaatacaggaagtccttagtgggggggggggggggggggggggggggggggggggggttgggggggggctGGGGCAGTTGCCCTCTTTGTCCCCTTAAAAATCTGGCACTGCatggcacacatctcagctattgGAGCTGTAGGTCCAGGACTGTGGGATAATGGTTAATAGTCCATGGTTAATAAGAGAGAAGATTTATCAGTTATAATGGTCTTACATATCCCCAATGAGCTGTTAAAAAGTCATTGGTTTGAAGGCTGTTTTGGTACATCAACCCAATAACTACCAACCTTCTAATTGATGGCATTCGTTTTCTTCTAGctgtctgtttttctttctttctatctttctttcattcttttgttctttctgtCATATATCTGTACTAGTTGATATGTGACAGGAAGACCATCCCACATATTCAAACACCTTGCCTTCAAGATCCTGTGCTCTGCTCTGTTTTGAAGCACGCTATATATAATAGTTGTTGTTTAAAGTTGCAATCTTGAGTATTTGGGTCAtgttatggtatggcattgtccgtctgtccgtacatccatctgttaactttttcttgtccggaccatatcttgcatacaatttgggatggcagtgtgtcgcaTACTACTGCAACCTACTTTTCACTGTCTACTGCACATACCAGTAAATCATTGTCCGAACCATATCTTGCTTGcatatgcatacaggaccatcaaacctcacctGTAGGAACActttgggatggcagtgtgttgtgtactattactaggtcactgtgacctacttttcacagtctactgcacataatagtaaatccttgtccacatcatattttgcatacagatgcatacaggaccatcaaaccacatgtaggaacaacttgggatggtggttggtccaaaacaagcTGTTCAtacatcccattgcaaaaatttgaCTCAATTACAATTGAATCATActcgtaacatattcattaatatagatatggttttccatcaaacttctgatgggtgtatcatgtacctcactggtactcttgttaaaattatttaatcattCAGAACAGACCGtccatattaattattttaccaTATTGCACGCCATTCTAAGATATCCTAAAGCTATTCTCACAAAAACAAATCCTCACTAAATCTTGATCAGTTGGGTATTATTCTACGCATAACAGTattattacaacaattattttttaaaaatgatatgcATGAATAATAAAGTATCAGAGTGTTTGTGAAGAAATtctatcataataataaaggtaATTGTAAATGTGATAAATGTGCTGTAACCTATATTAGGTTACCAGTGGCATGTTCAAGAGGCTGAACACTCGGGAACATTTCAACTGGTACCATCATCATCTTTCACATCACATTCATCCCACATTAGGAGCAGAAACCAGTCTAGTGAAACACAGCGATCATTTACCTTCCTGAACAGGTCTAAGGTGTATATTTTGTGGCAAACTGCATATGGATTAACCACACACTATGCATTTTCCTGTGGTTGTTAATGTATGGTATCTTCTTACTTCTGTGTTGTCAAGCTCATACTATTTTGCATTAACCAGTAATACCCTTTTTGCATACAGAAGTAATTTATATTTCAGTGCAGTTGGGTTGCATTTGGTTAGCCATACCAATGCACAGGATATGCATTCCTTGAAAAGAATGTTAATATGCTTTTTATAAGATCGAAGGAATTTGTTTTGACAAGAAGATTTGGTGTGGTTCAAATTATCTTGTATTGAAGGACAGGTTACAAGTGTGATGTGATAAGAATAGACTAAATCTGTGCAGAGCATGTCATTTTGCTGAAATTCCAACTATTATTGGCTGGTAGTTGTTATTCTtgtgttgggggagggggagggggttcaTACTGgagaatttatatttttatttttaaaggtggGGTAAGAGTGTTATGGGGTAAGGTGTGTGTGCAGAGGGGTTGGGTCAAAACCCCCCACAGCAAGAAAATTTTAtcctttttttaatgtattttccagcAGGGTTTCTAGactatggtagctccactcccatgactagtgatattcagtgttgggctagtaaataactactgacAGCCTGACAGCTGGtgaaaaaaagtcaaatgttgcagtcaagtctattttgtaaatatgaatatcctgcccccatcccaacccccaaatgttagtgtttttaagctttatTTCCCTCTGCAGGTGACATatctaattattaatattatttagtaaaattgtattaccttaaagtaaagtagggctagtgaatttttaattgtggctagtaaatttttccAGACGAGCATgtcccgaccccccccccccccccccccaaaaaaaaaaaaacaacaacaaaaaaaaaaaccttcactcaccacagtctagacctccccCCTGTACAATTGCTTGCACACATGCCtgggtgttgtttttgtatGGGTTGGGGGtttaaagtgggtttttttttatttaagtaaGTTGTGTTGAAGTTGGAGAGTGGATAACATGAATTAACTAtggtttaatatttttgtagtGCCAAGTAAAATGAATGCTTGTTAATGTCAAGTGTAGAGGATGATAGAGATTTATCTCATTTGGTATAATATTTTGTTCCAATGTTTAAGTACACcacatacaattttattagaTTTTTGATGTAATGTCTCGTTTCAGTGCAATATACATTGGATGATACAGATCTATCTGACTCGCAGCTGTGTAAAATAGACCTAGAAGAATCACAAAGGTTTGTGGACATCTTCAGACCTCACCGTAAAAcaaattgaggggagtgattaattgctccccaaagttagattatggggagccatttaagatattaacaTTGATATTTAACCCTTTTGTAGTACTTTCTTTGTTGATTCACATGCTATGGGGAGCTAAAAGTTACTCTCCCTGAACTTGTCTCAGGGCAGTGAAGAGGAGCTCCTCTTaaaggagagagagataaatgtcttatttaatgatgcactcaacacattttatttacgattatatggcgtcagacatatggttaaggaccactcatatattgagagaggaaacccgctgtcacctcgcctgatgcacaatcgattcccgttgggctgtttctcattccagccagtgctccacagttgACATATCAAAGggggtggtatgtactaccctgtctgtgggattgtgcatataaaagatcccttgctgctaatcgaaaagagtagcccatgaagtggcgacagtgggtttcctctctcaatatctgtgtggtccttaaccatatgtccgacaccatataatcgtaaataaaatgtgttgagtgcattgttaaataaaacatttccttccttccttctttctcactaacaactaaccactaatcctcTGTCCTGGATAGATAGTTCAACCCCTGAAATTAAGAAAAcgtccacggcaaaaaacaaGCCGTGGGGGGGGGATCTAATAAACGTCCACAGCAACAAAGGTGCCTTGGAGAATGAAAAATTCCATCGCATTGGCCGATTgccatgggcaattgcaggggttgtagtTGAGGCATATGCCCAgggcagcatgcttgaacctgaattggTTATAAGCACAAAACATTACTAGAAATGAATGATTGGTAAGAATAACATGTGGAGACTGCAGATTTCCTTTCATTCTCTCAGACATTCCTACTAGACTGTTACAtatcacttaaagggacataccctagtttttaaacactaaggtatttttttattattattaaagccatttttgacaactgaaatcatactttactttagATTTTCCTGTCACTGCAAAACATTTGATgggaaaaaaaatatgtcttgaaTCACAATTATCTTCATATCTTCCTGTGCTGTCAAATGTTACTGCATAAACTAAAaaacctttctttttcttttttttcttttttttttctttttatctttttttttatctttttttttaattttaatacaaaattgaaaaaaattgcTATGCTCCCTAAATGTTTTGGAACTGTATACTTAAAACACAATTAGTTAAATGTTTATAGGCTTATTGATTTCTATAATAAAATCTAGCAATATATTTGGACAACTTGCACGCTTGAAGTCATAATTCATTAGGTAATCTGCCTGCAACTGCTGTTTCCATAGAAACagatttctaaaaaaaaaaaaaggttttagagGCTTGCGTAAAAAGcatatacaaaatgtttaatttactgAAAGCTTTTTATCAGTATTTTATTCCACAGGAAAATAACTGGACTGTGTGGAAAATGATATGCCATGAGATTTAGGTTCAGTGATAGAACTTTAACACCATAATCTTTTGTAAAAGAAAGacttaaatgtgtttattatgtACAGTCAGACATGCCTATAATGATCATACAATAAATAAagcattacttttttttatttggaatgCAGGAAGTAATGAACTCGTAGTCTtgtgaggggcaggatgtagcccagtggtgaagcgctcgcttgatgcacggtcggcttgggatcgatccctgtcggtgggcccattgggctatttctcgctcaagccagtacaccacgactggtgtatcaaaggccgtggtatgtgctatcctgtctgtgggatggtgcatataaaagat
This window contains:
- the LOC121384682 gene encoding uncharacterized protein LOC121384682 — protein: MNDHPQGRGRKRKAESNKSATKMNVNDKSENYLTAKRKKKVSCKNEEHNRQEKMKPSFEKKHKKSSTTVIEKRSNSQSDKVNDKEKESVVMELETNILQEDTTVDMSEKYLRDKNESEELNLTAEIASKDSTICKVEDMLRMSHMEDTAEYNPLDNITESIIPVESCEQPDEDVAEIPVILKESTDADVDSGVDTKTKDASKNKVDTSKQTKPVSPNTGLNSILTKHKDHETGCLCHSLNRNLIPDPDDEEKEISMLETDAESDYNMLLCDMEKTIQSLVCPDIDSSSKVEPRSNGQKQIDADCLEMDQMPTVVPDQDENKNTAVHCLETELMSTPVPDHDMEHKITSQQMETKPTPLFISREDDQERKAPQCLEADPSSAIVPYIDEAPKTCSQFLVTDSTSIHIPQRDEEKKTASMCSDSHTSETKANTSRTEQSTTDEESKPNLNTNTIPMAEDMIEEKESSSLCQNIVSLINPKQNVHLEADDLANNETSCDLITRSKPIPLQQSDSGSSLQKDQGPNQELAESEGITRYTKDFENDNGNKEKNTSTDKNTSFDGVSKCSEKVPQMESSVTSVSTVKENLSISGNFSILLEDPCPPYEDRKGVEALQDKSKTNFDSCIIQSEHNLKTNIAELKELRVETDLDLKLKESKNGSNLDLKLNEWKNVSDFDLNLKESKNVSYLDLKLKDSMELPDFDLNLIDSKDASDLDLKLKDPKDASDLDLKLKDSKDASDLDLKLEDCKGASDLDLKLKDCQGASDLDLKLEDTKAVSDLDITLKDSKVVIGDQQNNQSSKLITEICLPVDQVLSSEKSTSCFLDLAKVETVQYTLDDTDLSDSQLCKIDLEESQSCLKSITIRRKQEEEGRKVVQGLIHDMQYLNKLLLKTKREIDTALRKKQQQLPQMWKSNAQNYGQPTRKF